One window from the genome of Sebastes umbrosus isolate fSebUmb1 chromosome 12, fSebUmb1.pri, whole genome shotgun sequence encodes:
- the gtf2b gene encoding transcription initiation factor IIB, giving the protein MASTSRGDALALPRVQCPNHPDAILVEDYRAGDMICPECGLVVGDRVIDVGSEWRTFSNEKALKDPSRVGDAQNPLLNGGDLTTMISKGTGAASFDEFGNSKYQNRRTMSSSDRAMLNAFKEISTMADRINLPRNIIDRTNNLFKQVYEQKSLKGRANDAIASACLYIACRQEGVPRTFKEICAVSRISKKEIGRCFKLILKALETSVDLITTGDFMSRFCSNLGLPKQVQMAATFIARKAVELDLVPGRSPISVAAAAIYMASQASAEKKTQKEIGDIAGVADVTIRQSYRLIYPRAAELFPPDFKFDTPVDKLPQL; this is encoded by the exons atggcgtcGACGAGCCG cGGAGATGCCCTGGCCCTTCCCAGAGTTCAGTGTCCCAACCACCCTGATGCCATACTGGTGGAGGACTACAGAGCAGGGGACATGATCTGCCCCGAATGTGGCCTTGTAGTAG GTGACCGTGTAATCGACGTCGGCTCAGAGTGGAGAACGTTCTCCAACGAGAAAGCCCTCAAAGATCCATCCAGAGTGGGAGACGCCCAGAACCCCCTGCTCAACGGGGGCGACCTAACCACCATGATCAGCAAG GGAACTGGCGCAGCTAGCTTTGATGAATTCGGTAACTCCAAGTACCAGAACCGACGGACCATGAGCAGCTCTGACCGGGCCATGCTCAACGCCTTCAAAGAAATCAGCACCATGGCAGATCGCATCAACCTGCCAAGAAACATCATA GACAGAACAAACAACTTATTCAAGCAGGTTTATGAACAGAAGAGCCTGAAGGGGCGAGCCAACGATGCCATCGCTTCGGCCTGTCTCTACATCGCCTGCAGACAAGAAGGTGTACCAAGAACATTTAAAG AGATCTGCGCCGTCTCTCGGATCTCCAAGAAGGAGATCGGCAGGTGCTTCAAGCTGATCCTGAAGGCGCTGGAGACCAGCGTGGACCTCATCACCACCGGAGACTTCATGTCTCGCTTCTGCTCAAACCTGGGCTTGCCTAAGCAGGTGCAGATGGCGGCCACCTTCATCGCCAGGAAGGCCGTGGAGCTCGACCTGGTGCCCGGCAGGAGCCCCATCTCGGTGGCCGCGGCAGCCATCTACATGGCCTCCCAGGCATCTGCAGAGAAGAAGACCCAGAAAG AAATCGGGGACATCGCCGGCGTCGCGGATGTTACGATCAGACAGTCATACCGACTCATCTACCCCCGCGCCGCAGAACTCTTCCCTCCAGACTTCAAATTCGACACACCCGTCGACAAGCTGCCCCAACTGTGA